One genomic region from Selenihalanaerobacter shriftii encodes:
- a CDS encoding response regulator transcription factor, producing the protein MKDKRILVVDDEENILELVNYNLVQEGYQIYLASSGKQTLNKVKEILPDLIILDIMLPELDGFEICRKLQEEVVTQRIPIIFLSAKTDVEDKVEGLELGATDYLTKPFSPRELVSRVRVILKRLNSKSSKRSKDHFKYGGLTLDLRGHRVLFNGQEVDLTNKEFDLLNYLLDKLGKACSRDEILEKVWGYETFSSIRTVDVHIRMLRKKFTKYNIKQDLIIETIRGFGYKLVCNNNTKIKS; encoded by the coding sequence TTGAAGGATAAAAGAATTTTAGTAGTAGATGATGAAGAGAATATCTTAGAATTAGTAAATTATAATTTGGTTCAAGAAGGTTATCAAATTTATCTAGCTTCAAGTGGTAAACAAACATTAAATAAAGTAAAAGAGATTCTTCCTGATTTAATTATTTTAGATATTATGTTACCAGAATTAGATGGATTTGAAATCTGCAGAAAGTTACAAGAAGAAGTTGTTACTCAAAGGATTCCAATCATCTTCTTAAGCGCAAAGACAGATGTGGAGGATAAAGTAGAAGGGTTAGAATTAGGAGCTACTGATTATTTAACTAAACCTTTTAGTCCACGAGAACTAGTGTCTAGGGTAAGAGTTATTTTAAAAAGGTTAAATTCAAAGTCTTCCAAGCGGTCAAAGGATCATTTTAAGTATGGTGGTTTAACTTTAGATTTAAGGGGACATAGAGTTTTATTTAATGGTCAAGAAGTAGATTTAACTAATAAAGAATTTGATTTACTAAATTATTTACTTGATAAGTTAGGAAAAGCATGTTCAAGAGATGAAATATTAGAAAAAGTTTGGGGATATGAAACGTTTAGTAGTATTCGTACAGTGGATGTGCATATTCGGATGTTAAGAAAAAAATTTACTAAGTATAATATAAAACAAGACCTTATAATTGAAACTATACGTGGATTTGGGTATAAATTAGTTTGTAATAATAATACTAAAATTAAGAGTTAA
- a CDS encoding EAL domain-containing protein, with translation MFNKVKGLVAQVFDKSICSDLKANLTDDLTGLPIIPVFYNQLHKHLMQKKNIGIVYLDIINFSKVEEKYGQQVCEEVLVSVSNILDDVCEKLLRSNNKIGISNRGGDDFIIFLAGLDDEQSQAERSLNLIANRIKSNVVVKLNEIDYTEEVLDLHLGYTVIMKTETTRIEKVIYKAIREAEQIAKDQKTKEWMYRREMLNEIIDQENIRIVYQPLISLQTAEVIGYEALTRGPRGSCFERPDRLFNFAKETDLLLDLERLCRRKALVKANKFLDGRKLSLNVSPEVIEVDDFKKGITQKIISELKINNQDIIFEITEKTAITNFKIFRKTLNHYSSQGYQIAVDDLGAGYANLQTIAELHPQYIKLDMSLVRDINSNPTKEALLEAIVNFAHQVDAKVVGEGIETYDELERLIELGVDYGQGYLIQPPLLKPKRLDNKLKHFIKWKNKELNNIFTIDDLSIGNIIRYDIALQKDDLVEEVVNYFERNQCLNGIVVVDEEDSPIGLIMKDKLYNKLGKRFGVPLFMQRSVELVMDKNPLIIEEDISIEEASRMAMSRGYDKIYDYIIVTKNRKYEGTISVRRLLEKITNLQLNTAQNSNPLTGLPGNTLINQRLGKMLDNNLDLAILYIDLDNFKVFNDYYSFESGDLVIKLVANILTGLAKEKDFIGHIGGDDFLMIIEPKRVKEVAERIIAEYEKEVKNLNLNGNLNQPTISIAVVKTIDYNLKNQFEVGRVAAQLKDKVKRLDGSNYLINID, from the coding sequence ATGTTTAACAAAGTTAAAGGTTTAGTAGCACAAGTATTTGATAAAAGTATTTGTAGTGACTTAAAAGCGAATTTAACTGATGATTTAACAGGTTTACCTATTATCCCAGTATTTTATAATCAATTACATAAACATTTAATGCAAAAGAAGAATATTGGAATCGTTTATTTAGATATTATTAATTTTAGTAAGGTTGAAGAAAAGTATGGACAGCAGGTTTGTGAAGAGGTATTAGTTAGTGTAAGTAATATATTAGATGATGTTTGTGAAAAGCTATTAAGATCAAATAACAAGATAGGAATTAGTAATCGTGGTGGGGATGACTTTATTATATTTTTAGCAGGGTTAGATGATGAACAAAGTCAAGCAGAAAGATCTTTAAATTTAATAGCCAATAGAATTAAGTCAAATGTAGTAGTTAAGCTAAATGAAATAGACTATACTGAAGAAGTTTTAGATTTACATTTAGGCTATACAGTGATTATGAAAACTGAAACAACTAGAATAGAGAAGGTAATTTATAAAGCCATTAGAGAAGCAGAACAGATAGCCAAAGACCAAAAAACTAAAGAGTGGATGTACCGTCGGGAAATGTTAAATGAAATAATAGATCAAGAAAATATTCGAATAGTATACCAACCATTAATTTCGTTACAGACAGCAGAGGTAATAGGCTATGAAGCTTTAACTAGAGGGCCAAGAGGAAGTTGTTTTGAACGGCCTGATCGATTATTTAATTTTGCTAAAGAAACTGATTTATTATTGGATTTAGAAAGGCTATGTCGTAGGAAAGCATTAGTTAAAGCCAATAAATTTTTAGACGGTAGAAAATTATCACTAAATGTTAGTCCAGAAGTAATTGAAGTCGATGATTTTAAGAAAGGAATTACTCAGAAGATAATTTCTGAACTAAAAATAAATAATCAAGATATTATCTTTGAAATTACAGAAAAGACGGCTATTACAAATTTTAAAATTTTCCGTAAGACTCTTAACCATTATTCAAGTCAGGGTTATCAAATAGCTGTAGATGATTTAGGTGCTGGATATGCTAATTTGCAGACTATAGCTGAGTTACATCCTCAATATATAAAGCTAGATATGTCTTTGGTTAGGGATATTAATTCAAATCCTACTAAAGAAGCATTATTAGAAGCAATAGTTAACTTTGCTCATCAAGTAGATGCTAAAGTAGTAGGAGAAGGGATAGAGACTTATGATGAATTAGAGAGATTAATCGAATTAGGAGTAGACTATGGACAAGGTTATTTAATCCAGCCCCCCCTTTTGAAACCTAAGAGACTAGATAATAAATTAAAACATTTCATTAAATGGAAGAATAAAGAATTAAATAATATATTCACTATAGACGACTTAAGTATAGGAAATATTATTCGATATGATATTGCTTTACAAAAAGATGATTTAGTTGAAGAAGTTGTAAATTATTTTGAAAGGAATCAATGCTTAAATGGGATAGTAGTTGTCGATGAAGAAGATAGCCCTATAGGATTAATAATGAAGGATAAATTATATAATAAGTTAGGTAAAAGGTTTGGGGTACCGTTATTTATGCAACGATCGGTTGAATTAGTGATGGATAAGAATCCATTAATTATTGAAGAAGACATTTCTATTGAAGAAGCTTCAAGAATGGCAATGAGTAGAGGATATGATAAGATATATGATTATATTATAGTAACTAAGAACAGGAAGTATGAAGGAACTATTTCAGTAAGAAGGTTATTAGAGAAAATAACTAATTTGCAGTTAAATACAGCTCAAAATTCGAATCCTCTAACAGGATTACCAGGAAACACTTTAATTAACCAACGATTAGGCAAGATGTTAGATAATAACTTGGATTTAGCTATTCTTTATATTGATCTTGATAACTTTAAAGTATTTAATGATTATTATAGTTTTGAAAGTGGTGATTTAGTTATTAAGTTAGTAGCTAATATTTTAACAGGATTAGCTAAAGAAAAGGATTTTATTGGTCATATTGGTGGAGATGATTTCTTAATGATAATTGAACCTAAACGAGTAAAAGAGGTAGCTGAAAGGATAATAGCTGAGTATGAGAAAGAGGTTAAAAATTTAAACTTAAATGGAAATTTAAATCAACCAACGATTTCTATTGCAGTCGTAAAGACCATAGACTATAATTTGAAGAATCAATTTGAAGTCGGAAGAGTAGCTGCCCAATTAAAGGATAAGGTTAAGAGGTTAGATGGAAGTAATTATTTAATTAATATAGATTGA
- a CDS encoding methyl-accepting chemotaxis protein — protein sequence MKIFTSIKERVSAFINKKKTKSISFPKKIINFKKIKFNFLGDKFNKLKFKYKLIVSFLIVILIFLSGFSMNLFFLNEMKDNFDTLKTAGNNMYYVLKLSNLVRAKYIDAIDLSNNDERGVVHFNRHEKEIQTIANKLKKVLNTKREKNLFRELMERNVPFNKIFEEELIPVYRIKNGKEVPDYNGIVNFSVPMTAIENTRDDLIYASNMLNSIFTKRRQNSVKTFSQNVNWIYTSSIPLFIVTLLISIIVVTILEKNLVNTLQKLVDFSHELAAGNLKVDKLEVKTEDRIGELAKAFNLMVDNLSKLINNIKNTADRVTTFSKKLSTSAIETDNAIETTVMTVEGMSAGVQQVASSSQEIMEFAQNVTDVAHAGNKKIHKATDQMDNISRAVDQVSENIDDLNQQSQEIGQITELINEIADQTNLLALNAVIEAARAGEHGRGFAVVADEIRNLADETTEATKKIDNLIVQNKKYSSSAIEAIQVGQEDVAEGEEIIKEAGEAFAQVDNSIDETAERLEQTTAATEELAAGSNNVLDATKEVTDISQKVTLSADKLAVMAKDLNDLIQEFKV from the coding sequence GTGAAGATTTTTACATCTATTAAAGAAAGAGTTTCTGCATTTATTAATAAGAAGAAAACTAAAAGTATTAGTTTTCCAAAAAAAATTATCAACTTTAAAAAGATTAAGTTTAATTTTTTAGGTGATAAATTCAATAAGTTAAAATTCAAATATAAGTTAATTGTAAGTTTTTTAATTGTTATTTTAATATTTTTGTCAGGCTTTAGTATGAACTTATTCTTTTTAAATGAAATGAAAGATAATTTTGATACTTTAAAGACTGCTGGTAACAATATGTATTATGTTTTAAAATTATCAAATTTAGTTAGAGCTAAGTATATAGATGCTATTGATTTATCTAATAATGATGAAAGAGGGGTAGTTCACTTTAATAGGCATGAAAAAGAGATTCAAACTATTGCAAATAAGTTAAAGAAAGTTTTGAATACTAAACGAGAGAAGAACTTGTTTAGAGAATTGATGGAGCGAAATGTACCCTTTAATAAAATTTTTGAAGAAGAATTAATTCCAGTCTATAGGATAAAGAATGGTAAAGAGGTACCAGATTATAATGGAATAGTAAATTTCAGTGTACCAATGACTGCTATAGAAAATACTAGAGATGATCTTATTTATGCTAGTAATATGTTGAATTCTATCTTTACTAAAAGACGTCAAAATTCAGTAAAGACTTTCAGCCAAAATGTTAATTGGATTTATACTTCATCGATTCCTTTATTTATAGTAACTTTATTAATTTCCATTATAGTTGTAACAATATTAGAGAAGAATTTAGTAAATACATTACAGAAATTAGTTGATTTTAGTCATGAATTGGCAGCTGGAAATCTAAAAGTTGATAAGTTAGAAGTTAAAACAGAAGATAGGATTGGAGAGTTAGCAAAAGCTTTTAACTTAATGGTAGATAACCTTTCGAAACTAATTAATAATATCAAAAATACAGCCGATAGAGTAACTACATTTAGTAAAAAACTATCCACTTCTGCAATAGAGACTGACAATGCTATTGAGACTACTGTGATGACAGTAGAAGGAATGTCAGCTGGAGTACAGCAAGTAGCCAGTAGTAGTCAAGAGATTATGGAATTTGCTCAAAATGTTACTGATGTTGCTCATGCCGGGAATAAGAAGATTCATAAAGCAACAGATCAAATGGATAACATTAGTAGAGCAGTAGATCAAGTTTCTGAAAATATAGATGATTTAAATCAACAATCACAAGAAATTGGACAGATAACAGAATTAATTAATGAGATTGCAGATCAAACTAATTTATTAGCTTTAAATGCAGTTATTGAAGCAGCTCGAGCGGGAGAGCATGGGCGAGGTTTTGCTGTAGTAGCTGATGAGATTCGAAATTTAGCAGATGAAACTACAGAAGCAACGAAGAAGATTGATAATTTAATTGTTCAAAATAAAAAATATTCATCTTCCGCCATAGAAGCTATTCAAGTAGGACAAGAAGATGTAGCTGAAGGTGAAGAGATAATCAAAGAAGCTGGAGAGGCTTTTGCTCAAGTTGATAATTCAATTGATGAGACTGCAGAGCGTTTAGAGCAGACTACAGCTGCTACTGAAGAATTAGCAGCCGGTAGTAATAATGTATTAGATGCTACCAAAGAAGTTACAGATATTTCGCAAAAAGTTACTCTTTCAGCAGATAAGCTAGCTGTAATGGCTAAAGACTTAAATGACTTAATTCAAGAATTTAAAGTTTAG
- a CDS encoding PstS family phosphate ABC transporter substrate-binding protein — protein sequence MFNKKGIALSLVLLLAVGVVFGASGQVDAWWPFGGDDKEEQEQTYVQVKGSDTIVNLAQTLAEDYMTENPDYSLAVTGGGSGTGIAALINDKIDIADASRAMKDKEVEQAKANGVKPYRFVIAMDGLSVIVNENSPVKELTIDEIGAIYRGEITNWKEVGGPDKEISLYGRQSNSGTFVYFRDNVLKGDYSAHMKRMNGNAQIVEAIKADKSGIGYVGIGYVVKNGKVVNGLNVLNVAKDVNSKAASPLKPENVKTGAYPLARPLNQYTNGAPEGIVLDFIKYELSEEGQQTAIEEGFYPVSPEYQKINEKNLNN from the coding sequence TTGTTTAATAAAAAAGGAATAGCATTATCTTTAGTATTACTTTTAGCGGTAGGAGTGGTATTTGGTGCTAGCGGACAAGTAGACGCTTGGTGGCCATTTGGAGGAGATGATAAAGAGGAACAAGAACAGACGTATGTTCAGGTGAAAGGTTCTGATACAATCGTTAATTTGGCACAGACTTTAGCTGAAGATTATATGACAGAGAACCCTGATTATTCATTAGCAGTAACTGGTGGAGGTTCAGGAACAGGAATCGCAGCTCTAATTAATGATAAAATTGATATTGCAGATGCTTCTAGAGCAATGAAAGACAAAGAAGTTGAACAAGCTAAGGCAAATGGTGTTAAGCCATATAGATTTGTAATTGCTATGGATGGATTATCTGTTATAGTTAATGAAAATAGTCCAGTTAAAGAATTAACTATTGATGAAATCGGTGCTATCTATAGAGGAGAGATTACTAACTGGAAAGAAGTTGGAGGGCCAGATAAAGAAATTTCATTATATGGACGTCAAAGCAACTCCGGAACATTCGTTTATTTCCGAGATAACGTATTAAAAGGTGATTATTCTGCACATATGAAGCGAATGAACGGTAATGCTCAAATTGTAGAAGCTATTAAAGCTGATAAGTCTGGAATCGGTTATGTAGGAATTGGATATGTAGTTAAGAATGGAAAGGTTGTAAATGGGTTAAATGTACTTAATGTAGCTAAAGATGTTAATTCTAAGGCTGCTAGCCCACTTAAACCAGAAAATGTTAAAACAGGTGCTTACCCATTAGCTAGACCATTAAATCAGTATACAAATGGTGCTCCAGAAGGAATAGTATTAGATTTCATTAAGTATGAATTAAGTGAAGAGGGACAGCAAACAGCAATTGAAGAAGGTTTCTACCCAGTAAGTCCTGAATATCAAAAGATTAATGAGAAAAACTTAAATAACTAA
- a CDS encoding chemotaxis protein CheX, translating into MKANYIDSILIATDEVLENMLQLKVNQGEIETKEDTISTKKANISISVTGDLKGSILFSFTEDMALEIVKKMSGMEMDELDKFVMSAIGELANIISGKAMTNLHDGDYTCDIAPPQVIIGTDQTISMGSKKILSVPLNTEIGEFEINISITRV; encoded by the coding sequence ATGAAGGCTAACTACATAGATTCTATTTTAATTGCTACTGATGAAGTGTTGGAGAATATGCTCCAATTAAAAGTTAATCAAGGAGAAATTGAGACTAAAGAAGACACAATTTCGACTAAAAAAGCTAACATTTCTATCAGTGTGACTGGTGATTTGAAAGGCTCTATTCTTTTTAGTTTTACTGAAGATATGGCATTAGAGATAGTTAAAAAGATGTCTGGTATGGAGATGGACGAGTTAGATAAGTTTGTTATGTCAGCTATTGGAGAATTGGCTAATATCATTAGTGGTAAGGCTATGACTAATCTGCATGATGGGGATTATACTTGTGATATTGCTCCTCCTCAAGTGATTATTGGTACGGATCAGACTATTTCCATGGGTTCGAAGAAGATATTATCTGTTCCATTAAATACTGAGATTGGTGAATTTGAAATTAATATTTCAATTACTAGAGTTTAA